The proteins below are encoded in one region of Apodemus sylvaticus chromosome 13, mApoSyl1.1, whole genome shotgun sequence:
- the Adnp2 gene encoding activity-dependent neuroprotector homeobox protein 2 isoform X1, whose translation MQIRQRHFLRQLSAIFSFWRAGGGTGAGRGSRRVGGGRGGVATAAGRGAPRAPRKIAKMFQIPVQNLDNIRKVRKRVKGILVDIGLDSCKELLKDLKGFDPGEKYFYNTSWGDVSLWEPSGKKARYRTKPYCCSLCRYSTKVLTSLKNHLHRYHEDEADQELIIPCPNCPFASQPRVVGKHFRMFHAPARKVPSYTVNILGEAKTSRSDVISFTCLKCNFSNTLYYSMKKHVLVAHFNYLINSYFGLRTEETGEQPKASDPVSVDKILPFDKYYCKKCSAIASSQDALMYHILTSDAHRDLENKLRSVISEHIKRTGFLKQMHIAPKPVTHLALPPNSSTPSIAAPPPCFQLALPQNSQSPGTVQSATVAPGASGSLTQSSPTTAQSHVALVSSSLPVCQSSLTLQQSAPPPVFLSHSVALNQPVSTSVLPLTQPVGPVNKSVGTSILPVNQAMCSVNQAVRPGVLPLTKPMGPINRPVGPMNRPVGPGVLPVGPSVNSGVLQATSPGVISVGRAVPSGVLPAGQVTPAGVIPGQTATSGVLPTGQVVQSSVLPVGQTAPSRVLPPGQTVPLRVLPAGQVVPPGLLSPNQTVPSGVVPVNQGVNSGVLQLSQPVAPGVLPVGPTVRPGVLQLGPSVSTSILPVSQPVRAGTSQNTTFLTSGSILRQLIPTGKQVNGIPTYTLAPVSVTLPVPSAGGLAAVGPPPQVPVQFLPSSSGTQMGSSLPSLPSPQVLVSPAPSVFVQATPPVADANQALKQAKQWKTCPVCNELFPSNVYQVHMEVAHKQSEAQLCQVCNELFPANVYQVHMEVAHKQSESKSSEKLEPEKLAACAPFLKWMREKTVRCLSCKCLVSQEELMHHLLMHGLGCLFCPCTFHDVRGLVEHSRTKHLGKKRLSMDYSNRGFQLDLDANGNLLFPHLDFITILPREKLGEREVYLAILAGIHSKSLVPVYVKVRPQPEVAPKIPNKQKLTCPFCFGTFVTADAYELHLKERHHVMPTVHTMLRSPAFKCIHCCGVYTGNMTLGAIAVHLLRCRSAPKDSSSDLQVQPGFIESSELLMVNGDVIPESTFPVKRKLPEGHLGPEDQRAGEEPQLAIDTDGSPGSEKSLSAVPLKRQKNEGRTEGSGVSDGSLQLLALDPSKYESHSYEEKKQFLRDYFHKRPYPSRKEVELLSSLLWVWKIDVASFFGKRRYICMKAIKTHKPSVLLGFDMSELKNVKHRLNFGECDSQDL comes from the exons gAAAATAGCAAAAATGTTTCAAATTCCCGTGCAGAATCTTGACAACATCAGAAAGGTGCGGAAGAGGGTGAAAGGCATCCTTGTGGATATCGGGCTCGACAGCTGCAAGGAGCTGCTGAAG GATCTTAAAGGCTTTGACCCAGGAGAGAAGTACTTTTATAATACATCATGGGGAGATGTTTCTCTTTGGGAACCTTCTGGAAAGAAAGCG AGATACCGAACCAAGCCATACTGCTGTAGTCTCTGTAGGTACTCAACAAAGGTGCTTACCTCCCTGAAAAATCACCTGCATCGATACCATGAAGATGAGGCTGACCAGGAGCTGATCATCCCCTGCCCCAACTGCCCTTTTGCCTCACAGCCCAGGGTGGTGGGCAAGCACTTCAGAATGTTCCATGCGCCTGCACGGAAAGTCCCGAGCTACACGGTGAACATTCTGGGTGAGGCGAAGACGTCGAGGAGCGATGTCATCAGCTTCACATGTTTAAAATGTAACTTCTCCAACACGTTGTACTACAGCATGAAGAAGCACGTGCTGGTGGCCCACTTTAATTACTTAATCAACTCCTACTTTGGTTTGCGAACTGAGGAAACAGGAGAGCAACCAAAAGCAAGCGATCCTGTTTCTGTGGATAAAATCCTGCCATTTGACAAGTACTACTGTAAAAAATGCAGCGCCATCGCCAGTAGTCAGGATGCCCTGATGTATCACATTTTGACATCAGATGCACATAGGGACTTGGAGAATAAGCTGAGGTCTGTGATTTCAGAACACATCAAGAGGACTGGGTTTCTGAAGCAAATGCATATTGCTCCAAAACCAGTGACCCACTTGGCTTTACCACCAAACAGCAGTACTCCGAGCATTGCAGCTCCTCCACCCTGCTTCCAGCTTGCTTTGCCACAGAACAGTCAAAGCCCTGGCACTGTGCAATCAGCGACTGTGGCCCCAGGCGCTTCTGGGAGCCTTACACAGTCCTCACCTACCACTGCCCAGTCTCATGTAGCTCTAGTCTCCAGCTCTTTGCCTGTGTGCCAGAGTAGCCTCACCCTGCAGCAGTCAGCTCCCCcgcctgtctttctttctcacaGTGTTGCACTCAATCAGCCTGTGAGTACTTCTGTGCTGCCCCTGACTCAGCCAGTTGGGCCTGTGAATAAGTCTGTTGGAACAAGCATCCTTCCTGTGAACCAAGCCATGTGCTCCGTGAACCAAGCTGTCCGCCCTGGAGTTTTACCCCTCACTAAGCCCATGGGGCCCATAAATAGACCTGTGGGGCCCATGAACAGACCTGTGGGGCCTGGTGTCTTGCCTGTGGGTCCCTCTGTTAACTCGGGGGTTCTCCAGGCTACATCTCCTGGGGTGATTTCTGTAGGTCGAGCAGTTCCATCCGGAGTCCTTCCTGCAGGTCAGGTGACCCCTGCTGGTGTGATCCCTGGGCAGACAGCCACTTCTGGGGTCTTACCCACTGGCCAGGTGGTTCAGTCATCAGTTCTTCCTGTTGGCCAGACAGCTCCATCTCGAGTTCTCCCTCCTGGCCAGACAGTGCCCTTGAGGGTTCTCCCTGCAGGCCAGGTGGTACCACCTGGGCTGCTTTCCCCAAACCAGACTGTCCCCTCGGGAGTTGTCCCTGTGAATCAGGGTGTGAACTCTGGTGTTCTTCAGCTCAGTCAGCCAGTAGCACCAGGAGTCCTTCCTGTGGGCCCAACGGTGAGGCCTGGTGTACTGCAGCTTGGTCCGTCTGTCAGCACCAGCATCCTGCCTGTGAGCCAGCCAGTGAGAGCTGGGACTTCACAAAACACTACTTTCCTTACTTCGGGCTCTATTCTCAGACAGCTCATTCCGACTGGGAAACAGGTGAATGGAATTCCCACCTATACACTGGCCCCAGTGTCTGTCACTCTGCCTGTGCCCTCTGCTGGAGGCCTTGCAGCTGTTGGACCACCACCCCAGGTGCCAGTGCAGTTCTTGCCCTCAAGCTCGGGCACACAGATGGGCAGCTCCTTGCCCAGCCTGCCCTCTCCACAGGTGCTAGTGAGCCCTGCCCCTAGTGTGTTTGTTCAGGCTACCCCACCTGTGGCAGATGCAAATCAGGCACTCAAACAGGCCAAGCAGTGGAAAACATGCCCAGTTTGCAACGAGCTCTTCCCTTCCAATGTCTATCAGGTTCACATGGAAGTTGCTCACAAGCAGAGTGAGGCTCAGCTCTGTCAGGTTTGCAATGAACTCTTTCCTGCCAATGTCTACCAGGTTCACATGGAAGTGGCTCACAAGCAGAGTGAGTCCAAGTCTAGTGAGAAACTTGAGCCTGAAAAGCTTGCTGCGTGTGCCCCATTTCTGAAGTGGATGAGAGAGAAGACAGTGCGCTGCCTCTCTTGTAAGTGCCTGGTCTCTCAGGAGGAGCTGATGCACCATTTGCTCATGCACGGCCTGGGGTGCCTGTTCTGTCCCTGCACTTTTCATGATGTCCGGGGCCTTGTGGAgcacagcaggactaagcaccTGGGCAAGAAGAGACTGTCTATGGATTATAGTAATAGAGGTTTCCAACTGGACTTGGATGCTAATGGGAACCTGCTGTTCCCTCATCTTGATTTCATCACCATACTGCCACGAGAGAAGCTTGGAGAGCGAGAAGTGTACCTGGCTATCCTCGCTGGAATACACTCCAAGTCATTGGTCCCTGTGTATGTTAAGGTGAGGCCTCAGCCTGAGGTTGCACCAAAGATACCTAACAAACAGAAGCTGACCTGCCCATTTTGTTTTGGCACATTTGTGACTGCTGATGCTTATGAGCTGCATTTGAAGGAGAGGCACCATGTCATGCCCACAGTCCACACAATGCTCAGGTCTCCAGCCTTTAAGTGCATCCACTGTTGTGGGGTCTACACTGGAAACATGACCTTAGGAGCCATTGCTGTCCATTTGCTCCGTTGTAGAAGTGCTCCCAAGGACAGCAGCTCGGACTTGCAAGTCCAGCCAGGTTTTATTGAGAGCAGTGAACTGCTGATGGTTAATGGAGACGTGATCCCAGAGTCCACCTTTCCTGTAAAGAGAAAGCTACCAGAAGGCCATTTAGGGCCGGAAGACCAGAGGGCTGGGGAAGAGCCCCAACTCGCCATAGACACTGACGGAAGTCCAGGGTCAGAGAAAAGTCTGAGCGCTGTGCCTCTGAAGAGACAGAAGAATGAAGGCAGGACAGAGGGCTCAGGGGTCAGCGATGGCTCACTGCAGCTGTTGGCGCTGGACCCCAGTAAGTACGAGAGCCATTCCTATGAGgaaaagaaacagtttctcagagATTATTTTCACAAGAGACCATATCCTAGTAGAAAAGAAGTGGAACTACTGTCTTCACTCCTGTGGGTGTGGAAAATTGATGTGGCTTCATTCTTTGGGAAAAGAAGGTATATTTGCATGAAAGCAATAAAAACTCACAAGCCCTCTGTACTTCTAGGTTTTGATATGTCTGAACTTAAAAATGTCAAACACAGACTGAACTTTGGTGAGTGTGACTCACAAGACCTGTAG
- the Adnp2 gene encoding activity-dependent neuroprotector homeobox protein 2 isoform X2 — protein sequence MFQIPVQNLDNIRKVRKRVKGILVDIGLDSCKELLKDLKGFDPGEKYFYNTSWGDVSLWEPSGKKARYRTKPYCCSLCRYSTKVLTSLKNHLHRYHEDEADQELIIPCPNCPFASQPRVVGKHFRMFHAPARKVPSYTVNILGEAKTSRSDVISFTCLKCNFSNTLYYSMKKHVLVAHFNYLINSYFGLRTEETGEQPKASDPVSVDKILPFDKYYCKKCSAIASSQDALMYHILTSDAHRDLENKLRSVISEHIKRTGFLKQMHIAPKPVTHLALPPNSSTPSIAAPPPCFQLALPQNSQSPGTVQSATVAPGASGSLTQSSPTTAQSHVALVSSSLPVCQSSLTLQQSAPPPVFLSHSVALNQPVSTSVLPLTQPVGPVNKSVGTSILPVNQAMCSVNQAVRPGVLPLTKPMGPINRPVGPMNRPVGPGVLPVGPSVNSGVLQATSPGVISVGRAVPSGVLPAGQVTPAGVIPGQTATSGVLPTGQVVQSSVLPVGQTAPSRVLPPGQTVPLRVLPAGQVVPPGLLSPNQTVPSGVVPVNQGVNSGVLQLSQPVAPGVLPVGPTVRPGVLQLGPSVSTSILPVSQPVRAGTSQNTTFLTSGSILRQLIPTGKQVNGIPTYTLAPVSVTLPVPSAGGLAAVGPPPQVPVQFLPSSSGTQMGSSLPSLPSPQVLVSPAPSVFVQATPPVADANQALKQAKQWKTCPVCNELFPSNVYQVHMEVAHKQSEAQLCQVCNELFPANVYQVHMEVAHKQSESKSSEKLEPEKLAACAPFLKWMREKTVRCLSCKCLVSQEELMHHLLMHGLGCLFCPCTFHDVRGLVEHSRTKHLGKKRLSMDYSNRGFQLDLDANGNLLFPHLDFITILPREKLGEREVYLAILAGIHSKSLVPVYVKVRPQPEVAPKIPNKQKLTCPFCFGTFVTADAYELHLKERHHVMPTVHTMLRSPAFKCIHCCGVYTGNMTLGAIAVHLLRCRSAPKDSSSDLQVQPGFIESSELLMVNGDVIPESTFPVKRKLPEGHLGPEDQRAGEEPQLAIDTDGSPGSEKSLSAVPLKRQKNEGRTEGSGVSDGSLQLLALDPSKYESHSYEEKKQFLRDYFHKRPYPSRKEVELLSSLLWVWKIDVASFFGKRRYICMKAIKTHKPSVLLGFDMSELKNVKHRLNFGECDSQDL from the exons ATGTTTCAAATTCCCGTGCAGAATCTTGACAACATCAGAAAGGTGCGGAAGAGGGTGAAAGGCATCCTTGTGGATATCGGGCTCGACAGCTGCAAGGAGCTGCTGAAG GATCTTAAAGGCTTTGACCCAGGAGAGAAGTACTTTTATAATACATCATGGGGAGATGTTTCTCTTTGGGAACCTTCTGGAAAGAAAGCG AGATACCGAACCAAGCCATACTGCTGTAGTCTCTGTAGGTACTCAACAAAGGTGCTTACCTCCCTGAAAAATCACCTGCATCGATACCATGAAGATGAGGCTGACCAGGAGCTGATCATCCCCTGCCCCAACTGCCCTTTTGCCTCACAGCCCAGGGTGGTGGGCAAGCACTTCAGAATGTTCCATGCGCCTGCACGGAAAGTCCCGAGCTACACGGTGAACATTCTGGGTGAGGCGAAGACGTCGAGGAGCGATGTCATCAGCTTCACATGTTTAAAATGTAACTTCTCCAACACGTTGTACTACAGCATGAAGAAGCACGTGCTGGTGGCCCACTTTAATTACTTAATCAACTCCTACTTTGGTTTGCGAACTGAGGAAACAGGAGAGCAACCAAAAGCAAGCGATCCTGTTTCTGTGGATAAAATCCTGCCATTTGACAAGTACTACTGTAAAAAATGCAGCGCCATCGCCAGTAGTCAGGATGCCCTGATGTATCACATTTTGACATCAGATGCACATAGGGACTTGGAGAATAAGCTGAGGTCTGTGATTTCAGAACACATCAAGAGGACTGGGTTTCTGAAGCAAATGCATATTGCTCCAAAACCAGTGACCCACTTGGCTTTACCACCAAACAGCAGTACTCCGAGCATTGCAGCTCCTCCACCCTGCTTCCAGCTTGCTTTGCCACAGAACAGTCAAAGCCCTGGCACTGTGCAATCAGCGACTGTGGCCCCAGGCGCTTCTGGGAGCCTTACACAGTCCTCACCTACCACTGCCCAGTCTCATGTAGCTCTAGTCTCCAGCTCTTTGCCTGTGTGCCAGAGTAGCCTCACCCTGCAGCAGTCAGCTCCCCcgcctgtctttctttctcacaGTGTTGCACTCAATCAGCCTGTGAGTACTTCTGTGCTGCCCCTGACTCAGCCAGTTGGGCCTGTGAATAAGTCTGTTGGAACAAGCATCCTTCCTGTGAACCAAGCCATGTGCTCCGTGAACCAAGCTGTCCGCCCTGGAGTTTTACCCCTCACTAAGCCCATGGGGCCCATAAATAGACCTGTGGGGCCCATGAACAGACCTGTGGGGCCTGGTGTCTTGCCTGTGGGTCCCTCTGTTAACTCGGGGGTTCTCCAGGCTACATCTCCTGGGGTGATTTCTGTAGGTCGAGCAGTTCCATCCGGAGTCCTTCCTGCAGGTCAGGTGACCCCTGCTGGTGTGATCCCTGGGCAGACAGCCACTTCTGGGGTCTTACCCACTGGCCAGGTGGTTCAGTCATCAGTTCTTCCTGTTGGCCAGACAGCTCCATCTCGAGTTCTCCCTCCTGGCCAGACAGTGCCCTTGAGGGTTCTCCCTGCAGGCCAGGTGGTACCACCTGGGCTGCTTTCCCCAAACCAGACTGTCCCCTCGGGAGTTGTCCCTGTGAATCAGGGTGTGAACTCTGGTGTTCTTCAGCTCAGTCAGCCAGTAGCACCAGGAGTCCTTCCTGTGGGCCCAACGGTGAGGCCTGGTGTACTGCAGCTTGGTCCGTCTGTCAGCACCAGCATCCTGCCTGTGAGCCAGCCAGTGAGAGCTGGGACTTCACAAAACACTACTTTCCTTACTTCGGGCTCTATTCTCAGACAGCTCATTCCGACTGGGAAACAGGTGAATGGAATTCCCACCTATACACTGGCCCCAGTGTCTGTCACTCTGCCTGTGCCCTCTGCTGGAGGCCTTGCAGCTGTTGGACCACCACCCCAGGTGCCAGTGCAGTTCTTGCCCTCAAGCTCGGGCACACAGATGGGCAGCTCCTTGCCCAGCCTGCCCTCTCCACAGGTGCTAGTGAGCCCTGCCCCTAGTGTGTTTGTTCAGGCTACCCCACCTGTGGCAGATGCAAATCAGGCACTCAAACAGGCCAAGCAGTGGAAAACATGCCCAGTTTGCAACGAGCTCTTCCCTTCCAATGTCTATCAGGTTCACATGGAAGTTGCTCACAAGCAGAGTGAGGCTCAGCTCTGTCAGGTTTGCAATGAACTCTTTCCTGCCAATGTCTACCAGGTTCACATGGAAGTGGCTCACAAGCAGAGTGAGTCCAAGTCTAGTGAGAAACTTGAGCCTGAAAAGCTTGCTGCGTGTGCCCCATTTCTGAAGTGGATGAGAGAGAAGACAGTGCGCTGCCTCTCTTGTAAGTGCCTGGTCTCTCAGGAGGAGCTGATGCACCATTTGCTCATGCACGGCCTGGGGTGCCTGTTCTGTCCCTGCACTTTTCATGATGTCCGGGGCCTTGTGGAgcacagcaggactaagcaccTGGGCAAGAAGAGACTGTCTATGGATTATAGTAATAGAGGTTTCCAACTGGACTTGGATGCTAATGGGAACCTGCTGTTCCCTCATCTTGATTTCATCACCATACTGCCACGAGAGAAGCTTGGAGAGCGAGAAGTGTACCTGGCTATCCTCGCTGGAATACACTCCAAGTCATTGGTCCCTGTGTATGTTAAGGTGAGGCCTCAGCCTGAGGTTGCACCAAAGATACCTAACAAACAGAAGCTGACCTGCCCATTTTGTTTTGGCACATTTGTGACTGCTGATGCTTATGAGCTGCATTTGAAGGAGAGGCACCATGTCATGCCCACAGTCCACACAATGCTCAGGTCTCCAGCCTTTAAGTGCATCCACTGTTGTGGGGTCTACACTGGAAACATGACCTTAGGAGCCATTGCTGTCCATTTGCTCCGTTGTAGAAGTGCTCCCAAGGACAGCAGCTCGGACTTGCAAGTCCAGCCAGGTTTTATTGAGAGCAGTGAACTGCTGATGGTTAATGGAGACGTGATCCCAGAGTCCACCTTTCCTGTAAAGAGAAAGCTACCAGAAGGCCATTTAGGGCCGGAAGACCAGAGGGCTGGGGAAGAGCCCCAACTCGCCATAGACACTGACGGAAGTCCAGGGTCAGAGAAAAGTCTGAGCGCTGTGCCTCTGAAGAGACAGAAGAATGAAGGCAGGACAGAGGGCTCAGGGGTCAGCGATGGCTCACTGCAGCTGTTGGCGCTGGACCCCAGTAAGTACGAGAGCCATTCCTATGAGgaaaagaaacagtttctcagagATTATTTTCACAAGAGACCATATCCTAGTAGAAAAGAAGTGGAACTACTGTCTTCACTCCTGTGGGTGTGGAAAATTGATGTGGCTTCATTCTTTGGGAAAAGAAGGTATATTTGCATGAAAGCAATAAAAACTCACAAGCCCTCTGTACTTCTAGGTTTTGATATGTCTGAACTTAAAAATGTCAAACACAGACTGAACTTTGGTGAGTGTGACTCACAAGACCTGTAG